The Delphinus delphis chromosome 7, mDelDel1.2, whole genome shotgun sequence genome includes a window with the following:
- the ARL4C gene encoding ADP-ribosylation factor-like protein 4C, producing the protein MGNISSNISAFQSLHIVMLGLDSAGKTTVLYRLKFNEFVNTVPTIGFNTEKIKLSNGTAKGISCHFWDVGGQEKLRPLWKSYSRCTDGIIYVVDSVDVDRLEEAKTELHKVTKFAENQGTPLLVIANKQDLPKSLPVAEIEKQLALHELIPATTYHVQPACAIIGEGLTEGMDKLYEMILKRRKSLKQKKKR; encoded by the coding sequence ATGGGCAACATCTCTTCCAACATCTCGGCCTTCCAGTCCCTGCACATCGTCATGCTGGGTTTGGACTCGGCCGGCAAGACCACGGTGCTCTACCGGCTCAAGTTCAACGAGTTCGTGAACACGGTGCCCACCATCGGCTTCAACACGGAGAAGATCAAGCTGAGCAACGGCACGGCCAAGGGCATCAGCTGCCACTTCTGGGACGTGGGCGGCCAGGAGAAGCTGCGGCCGCTGTGGAAGTCCTACAGCCGCTGCACGGACGGCATCATCTACGTGGTGGACTCGGTGGACGTGGACCGGCTGGAGGAGGCCAAGACGGAGCTGCACAAGGTGACCAAGTTCGCCGAGAACCAGGGCACGCCGCTGCTCGTCATCGCCAACAAGCAGGACCTGCCCAAGTCGCTGCCCGTGGCCGAGATCGAGAAGCAGCTGGCGCTGCACGAGCTCATCCCGGCCACCACCTACCACGTCCAGCCGGCGTGCGCCATCATCGGCGAGGGCCTCACCGAGGGCATGGACAAGCTCTATGAGATGATCCTGAAACGCAGGAAGTCCCTCAAGCAGAAGAAGAAGCGGTAA